The DNA segment ACAAGCTCGGTCATGACTTCTGCCCCCAGGGAATCTGCCAGTTGGCGACGGTGCTGGAATAGAGACCAAATTCATCGCCGCTGCGGCGCTTCTGGCCTTCATAGGAGGATTTGGCCGGATTGGTCCGCTCCAGCATGGCGATGGCGGCGGAGATGGCGGAAATCTCGATATCGCCGTCCTGACCGACCGCCGGCGTCTTCATCGGCGCGCCATCGGCAATGCCGAGAAAGGCTATCTCCGGCGCCGCGCTCGGCAGGCGCGTGCCGGTATCGAACGACATGTCGTGGATTTCGATCGGCGCCAGCCGCAGATCGTAGCCGCGCACGAGCTGCTGCACGGCGGGCGCGATCTGGCCGATGGTGATGGTCACGGTCTGGATCGTCAGATCCGCCGTGCGCGGGATCGGGCTGACCGTGAGATTGAGGCCGCCATAATAGGTCCGCGCCTCCGGCAGACCGGTGACGCCGGAGGTGACGGTGATGTTGATGTCGTCGTCGCCGGTCCAAAGACCGATCGAAGCGGGTGCGCCGCTGGCGAGGTCCTTGCCGGTGATCCATACGAAACGACGGGGCACAAGCCCCTTGTCGCGCGCGCCGGTCAGCGCCGCGAAGAAGGCGGAGGTGATGTTCTTCATCGTCTATTTCTTCTGAATGACCTTGAAGGTGGCGCCGGAGGTGATCGGGCCGCTCGCGGTGCCGGGATTATGGCTACCGGGCGCGATCAGGCATTTGCAGGCCGGGCGCAGCAGCGCCACACCGAGACCGGCGGCAAAGCCCGCCGGCAGATGCGGGAAGACGCCGAAGACGGGGGTTGCGCCCGCGCCATTCGCCGTCACCGTCTCCGACACTTCGAGAAAGGCATAGCGGTCGCCATAGGCAACCTGCATCTTGTCGCCGACAGTCAGCCGATAGCCTCCCGGCAGACCGTTGAGACTGACCGACGCATTGTCGGCGCCGAGTGCCGCCACGCTAACGCTCGCGGCGCCGAGTTTCGTCCCGTCGGGGTCGGCCTGCGGATATTTCGACAGCGGATCATAAAGAAAAAGCGCCTCCTGGGCGCCGTGAAGTTTGCGGATGCGGGCGGCGATCTGTTTCGCCTCCGCATTGTACATGTCGGCCAGCGTCACCGTTCCGATCCAGAGCGGCGGCGCCAGCTCCGCCTGCCAGACCCGGCCATCGCCGGAGCCGGAAAGCTCGTCATTGCGCTGGATGTCCCAAACGACGCTGGAGATCTTCAGGAGATCGGCGAAATCCGGCAGGCTGTAGGGATAGGAAACGGCCATCAACGCCTCCGGGGATTGCGGTTGATCTGCGCGACGCGATCGGGAAGCTGCTGATTGAAATCATTCAGCCCCTGCCGTGTCGAAGTCTGCGCTTCGCTCTGGGCGACATTCTTCACATAGGCCTTCAGATTGCCGTTCTCATCGACGGAAACTCCGACCGTGACATGCACATCGGAATTGGCGCCCGAGGCACTGTTCTGATTGACGGCCTTGAGGCGGCGATTGGGAACGGCGGCATCCGGCTGCGCTCTCACAAATTGCGGCCCGCCCTCGCCGACGACGCCGCCATCGGCATAGCCGCGCCGGCCAAGCCGCATCGCCTCGACAACGCCGACGCCGCCCGCCCGGGCGATATCCTTCTGGCTCCAGACGACCTCGCCGGCATGAACGATGCCGGCCGGCTCATGCTTGCCGCCAGAGCCGGTATAGCCGCCATCGGCCCATCCAGCGGGTAGAACGCTGAAGGGATCGAAGCCGGAGATGGGCACGGTTGCATTCGAGCCGATGTTGAAACCGCCGCCGCCGCCAAATCCGAGCAGGCTTGAGAAGAAGCCGCCAATACCACCGCCGCCACTCGCGGCACTGTTGACCTTGAAGAGGCTGTCCAGAACATCGTTAAGAAGCTTATCTGATATCTTGTTGAGCACATTTACTGCCGCATTGCCGAAGGATTTCCAGAAGGATTCACCATTCTGCAACCCGGTTTTGAGATCGGTGATGAAGCCCTTGGTTAAATCCTTAGCGAAGCTCATCGCCTCTTGGGCCCTTTTTGTAGCCTCAGTCTGACGATTCTGTTCCGCCACGGCATTGGCATACGCAGCAGCAGTTTCGTTAATCTGTGCGTTGAGGGCTGGCGTTATTGCCAGTTTCTGCTTTTCCGCCGCGGCAAGAAGATCGGCTGCTGCTTTAGCCTTGGTCTGTGCGTTACCATAGTCATCAAGCACTGGATTCAAATTCGCTTGCACAGCAGTTTCAGATTTGATTGCGTTTGTCCGCTCTACGATTGATCGAAGTTCACTTTGATAGTCGTTGCTTTTTTCAACGCCACCAGTTCGAGCAAATGCGCTTCGACCGGAATGTTCTCCCGGCAAGCGCTCAGCCTCAACGTTTGGACGCTTCTCGGGCAATGGCACAGGAACGTAAACACTACTGCTAAGAACCCGCGGATTTTGCCTGTCGAATTCCTCAGCTCGATAATTTTGCTGTTCATTCGCATCAGTTATGAAACGACCATCACCAGAAATAATTGGATTTAACTGACCCAGAGGCGGCAAGTTAGGTATTAGTTTTGTCAAAACTGCTGCCTCTTGTCGAAAAGCGGAGGCTTTATCTGATGCCTCAGCAATTTGACTTGATAGCGTACTAAATTGTTCGGCGAAGGCAGCGACCGCCGGAATACCCGTTGCCAATGCTAAATCAGCAAGTTCGCGTTGTACGCGTTTTGCATTCTCTGCTGTCGCTGTTCCCTTCTCAATTCCTTCGGCCAGCTCGTTAAAGGAACGCTGGAGCGCAGAAATATCCTCGACTTCCGCTCCAGCAGCCTGCAATAGAGATACGAGGTCGGCGAAGTTGATTCTTAGATCGCCTGCAGTTGCGCGCAGGCTCGACCACTGAGCTTCTGCGGCGGCGGCAGAGGCACTTACTATATCTTTGTCGCTCGCAATTCGCTCGCGCTCATCTGCGTACCTCTTTAATTGAGGAAGCGCGTCCCCCCATTTTTCAGCTATACTTTGGATAAGACGCACTTCGTTTTGTAGCTGCTCATTCGCCTTTTTACCGCTATCTGCAGCACTTGCGAAATACTGGATGAGCGCCGCTGCGCCCCCCACCAAACCTGAAACCAATAGCGTTGTCGGGTTTAGCATACTTCCTATTGCGTTGCTTAGTACGTCGAACGCACCTTTCAGGCCACCGCCCGAGGCGCCGAGCAACGCTCCCAGTTCTCTACCTTGCTGAAGAGCGACAAGGAATGGTGACTGCCCACTTGCAATTTGAGTAGCAATATCCACGAGGGACTTGCCGACGTTTTTGTTTGCTGCCGCAAGCGCATCTGCAGAGACTATGCTAGAAGCATTCTGAGAATCTGCCGCACCAGCAGAACTTTTGCTTTTGTCGATAGCAGCAGCGAGCCCACGGTAGCTGTCACCCAGCATGGCAACGCGGGCGCGAGAACTGGAAAGAGGCCCAAGAGAGCCTGCTGCTTTACCAGTCATCACTTCCAACGCACGCCCTGCCGCCCCTATCGCTGTTCCGGCCCGGTCTGAAGCTGAACCTATACGCGTCATCTCGGCGGCGGCTTCATCACCGCCAAGAAAAATAACTTTTAAGCCAAGAGTTGCAATATCGATCACTGGTAAACCTTTCGAAAAGGTGCAAGAGATACGCATAACGAATTCGCGGAGAACGTGTTATGGCTAGTGGGTTGAAGGGTCTAATCGCAGCCACGTGTATAGTGATCATCGCGGGAGGCGCTTACTTCGGATGGAACGCTTTCGAAAAAAATCAGGCGACAAACAGAACTGCGGCCTCGACAGAAGAAGCCAGAAAAGAGCTTTTTGATCTTGCCTCAGCAAATGACAATGAGCCTGAGCGAGTGCGAACCTATTGCAGCCTTATCAATGATGAACTTGGTAAACGTATCACCGATAACGATTATTCTCGCAATATTCTAAGAAACTGCCGAGCACTAGGTTATCTCTAAGGGGCTACGTCTAGAATTACGGTGACATAGAATTACGGTGACAGTGCACTCAAATAAGATTTCATATCTGATCAACACAACCAATGGCCCGTCTCGCTCGTATCGTTGTCCCTGATATTCCACATCACGTCACCCAACGCGGCAACGGGCGGGCGCAAACCTTCTTCTGCGATGATGACTATGCGCTCTATCGCGATCTGCTGGCTCATCATTGCCGTGCCGCCGACGTCGAGGTCTGGGGCTGGGTGTTGATGCCGAACCATGTTCACCTCATTCTCGTGCCGGCGGATGCCGACGGCATTCGCCGGGCTCTATCTCGCGTACATCGCGCCTATGCCGGCCATATCCATGCAAGACTGCGCCGGACCGGCCATTTCTGGCAGGGCCGCTTCGGTTGTGTCCCCATGGATGAAGAACATCTGGCAGCAGCGCTCCGCTACGTCGCCCTCAATCCCGTGCGTGCACGCCTTGTCGAACGGGCTGCCGATTGGCGATGGTCGAGTGTCGCGGCCCAACTTGGACTGATTGAGGATGACGGCGTCACGACCACAACACCGGTTCGCGCTCGCTTTCCCGATTTCGCCGCCCTCCTCACTGCGGGAGAGGAAGAGATGGCGTTTGCCGCGCTTCGCCATGCCGAAAGCATCGGTCGCCCCATCGGCAATACCGACTTTTTCGATCGGCTCGAAGACCTCACCGACGCCACCCTCAAGCCGGCTCGTCGTGGCCGCAAACCCAAAGCCGTCATTGGAGAGAATTAATGCACTGTCACCGTAATTCCCTTGCCGATGGCTCCTGTACTTGCGGCCGCCTTGCCGCCTAGCGTACCAATCGCGCGCGCCGCAGCCCCAACTTCCGACTCCACTTTGTTTGCCGCAACGGCAACACGATTCATCCCCGTGGCGACCTGATCGGCACCAACGATTGTGAATTTCACGCCCAAAGTTGCAATATCTGTCACTGGCATACCTTTTCAAAACATGCGAAATACAACCCTGCGCTTTGAATGGGGGATTTCGTGATTAGATTGTGGAGATTAGTCAGCGTGGCTTTTTTGCTGCCAGCCATTGGCGGCTGTAGCTCTTCTGATTCGAAATTAGTGACCGTGTGCGAAGAAGTTTTGAAATTGAGACTTTTAGCACCGGCAGGATACAAGCGGGTCGAAATCAAAGAATCCAACGAGCCTCTCAACCGCGCCGACTACAAACGCTATTTGGCGGGAGACGAATATGGGCCGCTCATCCAGGGAGCCAGGATGAAGGATTTTGACCAAGGCCGGGTAAAACCTCTGATGTTTGAGGTTCTTATAACTTACGATGCTCCTAACGCTTATGGCACACCAATTCGCGGCACCTCCAGATGTCAATATCCAACTGACAATGAAGACACCTCCAGAGCGGACCGTCTCTACGTAATGGTCGACGGCAAAACGAACGCGGACTGGTTAGAGACGCAACGCTAAGAAAAGCGGGCGACTATGAGGCTTCAACTACTTCTGGCTGCATTCTCCGCGTGCGCTTCCTTATACGGGATGGATTCGCGACACATTCAGGCGGCTGTTCAGCTGAAGTCACGGCATCCGCACTTGTACTCCTTAAAATTTCTGAGAGACACTTATGGACGTTTGGCTAAAGGCTTTGATCGCAACCGCATGCGCAGTGGTAATCGCGAGCGCCGCGATTGTCGGCGGTATTGCTGGTTGGCAATACTACCAGGCATGGCAGGAGGAGAAGGCTGCCAAGCTTGCCGAACGAAAATTCAAATGCACCGATGCACTAAGAGAAGAAGTCCGTGCGAAAGCAGGAGAAAAGACATATGGTTCATTAGCTCTCATGGTTGCCGAAGCGGATGATTGCCGAGCGGAGTTTCCTGATATTCGAGCCTCGTTCTGCTTTCGTCTCTGGAAAGACGTGAAGCTATTCAACGCAGGAGAAACTACCGACTTCTTCGACAAAATGACCTCTGCAGCGGTCAAAGAGGTTGACGCGTGCAACCAAGAGTTTGGCTATACTGAGCCAGAAAAGAGGCCTCTCCCTCAAAACACGAGTGAGTGGAAAGCGGCCACACCATCAAAACCTGCGGCGGCGCTGACAATGGTGGCAACCTGCGAAGCTGCACTGAAATTCCGCCTCGGTTCATCAGCTACCTATACGCAAGTTGACCATTCCAAAGCCCAATTTCCAATGGGTCGCAGTGCGTTCGCAAGCTACCTTGAAAAGACCGACGACAGCATTTCGATGCGGGAAGAGAAGCTGAAGCAATTCGATCAAGGCGTTCTGAAGCCGGTAGAATTTTATGTCTACTTGAGCACAAACGCCATCGTCCAAAGCCGATATCAGCGGATTGAAGCGGCCTGCAGCTACGTCGGCATACAAGGTACTGACGCCGGCGCTGCTGTAGACAATGTGAGACTCACCTACTGAAATTCTATAGCGAGACCCTCTACCCCGCCTCCCGCGCCCTGATCGCCTCCGTCTCCTCCTCCACCGCCTGGCAATAGCGCCCGTCCATGGCCTTCAGCACGGCGATGTCCTCGCGGCGCAGGAGGTTGCCGGTCAGATGCAGCCAGGCGAGCATTTCCTGATGGGAGAGCGGCGCCGGGCCGGAAAAGCCGGGGGCCCGCGCCGAGCGCAGGTCCCAGAACCAGTCCCAGAGCGCATGGCCGGCCTCCGGCACCTCGGCCTCCGGGCTTAAAAGCTCGAAGGCCTCGTTGCGCTCGCGCCGGGTCTCACCGTTTGTATCGCGCACGCAATCATAGCGTGCAACGACCCTTACGGCTTCTGAAAGCCCTTCGGCAAGCTCTTCATAAAATTTGCGCGGTCCTCCGAGGCGCCGGCCACCTGATCGTAGATCCAGCCGGCTTCCTCGACGACTTCACGGGCCCTCTCGAAGGAGAGTATCGGCTGCTCGCCCTTCCACTGCTGCTCGCCCCAGCTCCAGGAGGCGATGGCGGCGGCTGCCTTGTCGAGATATTCGGCCTCGACCTTGCTGGTGGTCAGCTTCTTCTTGCGGCTGGCGAGGAAGCGGTCGCTATGCTGGCGAACGATCTTCTTCACCTCGTTGCTCTCGGCCGAGCGGATCATGAAGGAGATGCCGAGCGGCTCCTCGGTTGCCGGATGCAGGAGCTGCAGCTCGAAGAGATCTTCGGAATTGACGAGACTGGAGATATCCAAGGAAACACCTTATCGGTTGGGACATTTGAAAGTGGCCGCGCGCCGCAGGAGAGCGACGCGCGCAAGGTTCCGTAAGATCGCGCTTACGGCGTGGTGACGGGATCGACGCGGATCGGCAACTGGTTGAGGCCGACCTTGAACTTCTCCAGATCGAAATCGTCGGAGCCGCCGCCGGGATAGAGCGGGCCGGAAACGACGCCGCGCGAATAGAACACCGTGTTGGTCTTGCCCTGCGGCGCGTCGTTGCGCTCGACCTTGATCGCCATGTTGTTGACGTTGAGGGGGTCGCCGAAGGTGCGCAGAATGTCCTGGCCGGGATCGTCGGCGATGGAGGCGACTTCGAGCTCCGGATCGCCGGCGTTGGAAACGCCCTTCTGCTTCTGCTGCACCGGCTCATCCAGCGTGTTGTAGTTGTTGATGGTGGATTCCGAGCCGAAATCGCCGACCTTGCCAACCTTGCCCACCTGCACCCAGGTCAGCGCGGCATAGGCGGTGGCCGTGAGATCGGTATTCTGGGGCGTCTCGCATACGTAGACTTTCGAGCCCTTCTTCGTGCTTTTGTTCGCCATGGATCATGTCTCCGGTTCAAAGGCGGTGTAGGGAATGGTGACCGGTATCTGCACGCGGTCATCCTCTTGGATCGGGCCTGCGGCCCACGGCTCGCCGCTAATCGTGATCTTCACGCCAGAGGCGAACAGCGTCTTGTTGTTGAAATGGTCGATGACTTGGCCGGCAGCATCGAGTGGCTTGATCAGCCCGCCGCCGGCCTTCCAATAGACGGAAACCTGCAAAAGCCCGAGCTTCTGCTGCGGATCGTCGCCAAGCGTCACCTGCCGGGGGCGGTTGGGCAGAAAGCTGACGGCCAAATAATTATCCGGCTTAGCTTGCCCCGCCGGCGGAAAGGCAATGCCCGGCTGCGCCACCGGCAGCGGCGGGCTGAAGCTCAGCACCGCCAGATAGTCCAGCAGCGCAGCCAGAATGAGTGCGTCCGTTCCAGTCGCCATCAGTCACCCGTCTCTATGATGTTGAAATTTCGAAAGGATCAGTCCGTCTCGCGAACGGCGCGCTCGACAATGTCTTGCCATTCCTGCGCCGCAAGCCGCACCATGCCGGCGCCTGCCTTGCCGTCACGGCCATATTCGATCTCGGCCGCATAGGGTGCGGTGAAGCCCATATAGATCTTGCCGCCCAGCGGTGCGCTGAGAGCAGCCAGATTGACCGGCTCGGCATTGGAACCATCAGGCGCATCGGCGGCAGATACTCCGGCATGCATGACCGGCATCGCCGAACCGGAAACCTGGAATGAATTCACCAGCGCCCCGCCGGTATCCGGCGTCCTCTCCACAACAGCCTCCGCCAGCAGCCGGACGGAGGTTTCGACGACATCCTCCATGCGCTGCTTGGTCTTTTCAGCCCAGGCGGCGATGGTGGCGGAGAAATCGGAAGAAGCCATTTCAAGGAACCTTTTGACATGATTGC comes from the Rhizobium sp. NXC24 genome and includes:
- a CDS encoding phage tail length tape measure family protein, translating into MRISCTFSKGLPVIDIATLGLKVIFLGGDEAAAEMTRIGSASDRAGTAIGAAGRALEVMTGKAAGSLGPLSSSRARVAMLGDSYRGLAAAIDKSKSSAGAADSQNASSIVSADALAAANKNVGKSLVDIATQIASGQSPFLVALQQGRELGALLGASGGGLKGAFDVLSNAIGSMLNPTTLLVSGLVGGAAALIQYFASAADSGKKANEQLQNEVRLIQSIAEKWGDALPQLKRYADERERIASDKDIVSASAAAAEAQWSSLRATAGDLRINFADLVSLLQAAGAEVEDISALQRSFNELAEGIEKGTATAENAKRVQRELADLALATGIPAVAAFAEQFSTLSSQIAEASDKASAFRQEAAVLTKLIPNLPPLGQLNPIISGDGRFITDANEQQNYRAEEFDRQNPRVLSSSVYVPVPLPEKRPNVEAERLPGEHSGRSAFARTGGVEKSNDYQSELRSIVERTNAIKSETAVQANLNPVLDDYGNAQTKAKAAADLLAAAEKQKLAITPALNAQINETAAAYANAVAEQNRQTEATKRAQEAMSFAKDLTKGFITDLKTGLQNGESFWKSFGNAAVNVLNKISDKLLNDVLDSLFKVNSAASGGGGIGGFFSSLLGFGGGGGFNIGSNATVPISGFDPFSVLPAGWADGGYTGSGGKHEPAGIVHAGEVVWSQKDIARAGGVGVVEAMRLGRRGYADGGVVGEGGPQFVRAQPDAAVPNRRLKAVNQNSASGANSDVHVTVGVSVDENGNLKAYVKNVAQSEAQTSTRQGLNDFNQQLPDRVAQINRNPRRR
- a CDS encoding transposase; its protein translation is MARLARIVVPDIPHHVTQRGNGRAQTFFCDDDYALYRDLLAHHCRAADVEVWGWVLMPNHVHLILVPADADGIRRALSRVHRAYAGHIHARLRRTGHFWQGRFGCVPMDEEHLAAALRYVALNPVRARLVERAADWRWSSVAAQLGLIEDDGVTTTTPVRARFPDFAALLTAGEEEMAFAALRHAESIGRPIGNTDFFDRLEDLTDATLKPARRGRKPKAVIGEN
- a CDS encoding phage tail terminator-like protein, coding for MATGTDALILAALLDYLAVLSFSPPLPVAQPGIAFPPAGQAKPDNYLAVSFLPNRPRQVTLGDDPQQKLGLLQVSVYWKAGGGLIKPLDAAGQVIDHFNNKTLFASGVKITISGEPWAAGPIQEDDRVQIPVTIPYTAFEPET